In one window of Kosmotoga pacifica DNA:
- a CDS encoding glycerol-3-phosphate responsive antiterminator, which translates to MLKKIIAALWESSIHPKEIPVDTVFLLSGNLQEIGKDVTRFISAGKKVYVDIDFIAGLNPDSYGIRYLKSLGINGIITAKMYTYRQSQQAGVPALLRFFALDSRAVEKGIEQILKNRIEAVEILPGIVACKIAQRIRELVGNINIVAAGLIDSESEVRTLLRCVDAISTSKRKLWSCELPHLRESGASHFNQP; encoded by the coding sequence ATGCTTAAAAAGATCATAGCAGCATTGTGGGAAAGTTCAATACACCCCAAAGAAATTCCTGTTGATACGGTTTTTTTGTTGTCAGGAAACCTCCAGGAAATTGGAAAAGATGTGACAAGGTTTATTTCTGCCGGCAAAAAAGTATATGTGGATATTGACTTCATCGCTGGATTGAACCCCGATTCATATGGAATTAGATACCTTAAATCGCTGGGAATCAACGGGATTATCACCGCAAAAATGTACACTTACCGTCAATCTCAACAAGCGGGTGTTCCTGCGCTCTTGCGCTTTTTTGCGCTGGATTCACGGGCTGTTGAAAAGGGGATTGAGCAGATACTCAAAAATAGAATAGAAGCAGTTGAGATCCTTCCAGGAATTGTAGCCTGCAAAATCGCCCAGCGTATACGGGAGCTTGTCGGCAACATAAACATTGTGGCTGCGGGATTGATCGACAGTGAAAGCGAAGTAAGGACATTACTTCGGTGTGTAGATGCTATTTCCACCAGTAAAAGAAAATTGTGGAGCTGCGAACTTCCCCACCTTAGAGAAAGCGGAGCTTCCCACTTCAACCAACCGTGA